Proteins encoded within one genomic window of Mycolicibacterium monacense:
- a CDS encoding type I restriction endonuclease subunit R, with the protein MSEFSEAEWESVALETLAQQEWLPLNGSVIAPGIENGRTSWDELVLPERLLTKMRELNPEVPGEYLEQARAAILQPSSQDAIAENYRLHQYLVSGYRGISYVDSDGIEQNPTIRLISHRPEENELLAVQQVTVRSAEYDRRFDIVLYLNGMPIAFFELKQAGSKYADLPGAHAQFATYLREFPMAFRFAVLNVISDGITARYGTPFTPLEHYAPWNVDDDGKPVTFGEPVDDVHLGTELEYLIDGLFNPERFLQLVRNFTAFDAGADGLIKRIAKPHQYFAVTKAVGSTVVAAESNGKAGVVWHTQGSGKSMEMELYTHLVAQQPKLKNPTVIVVTDRKDLDGQLYATFDRSRLLGESPIKVTSRAQLRDELSNRSTGGIYFTTLQKFGLSKAEREAGADHPLLTDRRNLIVVVDEAHRSHYDDLDGYARHIRDALPNAVYIAFTGTPIADADRDTREVFGPDIDVYDLTRAVNDKATVPVYFEPRLIKVSLAAGVTEDDLDKAADEVTSGLDDVERDQIEKSVAVINAVYGAPDRLAALARDIVEHWEARSAEMRKFISCPGKAFIVGATREICAQLYEEIIKLKPEWHDDAVDKGVIKVVYSGSAKDQGLVGKHVRRDAQNKTIQQRLRDPDDELQIVLVKDMLLTGFDAPPLHTLYLDRPLKGALLMQTLARVNRTFREKPNGLLVAYAPLVENLNKALAEYTQTDRKEKPVGKNIDEAVALTETLIAQLDALCSEYDWRSKVAQPHGWMKAAVGLTNYLRSPATAGNQVPEGEATLGDRFRTLANQLSRAWSLCAGSQTLDALRPTAKFYEEVRVWMAKFDANDRQASGKPVPEAIRRMLESLVYDSTASDGIVDIYDAAGLPKPSLSDLTPEFETKAAAAGNPHLAIEALRAVITEEAVRATKSNVVRQRAFSERLTNLMRRYTNQQLTSAEVIAELIEMAKEVAAEGNRGAHFSPPLSHDELAFYDAVAQNDSAVELQGEDVLAQIARELVGVMQRDTKTDWTVRDDVRAKLRSSIKRLLVKYKYPPDKQPAAIKLVIEQMEALAPGYAEAAASASRQSPGSASTHSQGRGGLAPM; encoded by the coding sequence ATGAGCGAATTCAGTGAAGCCGAATGGGAATCCGTCGCACTGGAGACGCTTGCGCAGCAAGAGTGGTTGCCGCTCAACGGTTCCGTCATCGCACCGGGCATCGAGAACGGTCGCACCAGCTGGGACGAGCTGGTGCTGCCCGAGCGACTGCTGACCAAGATGCGCGAACTCAACCCCGAGGTGCCCGGCGAATACCTCGAACAAGCCCGTGCGGCGATCCTGCAGCCGTCATCCCAGGATGCCATCGCCGAGAACTACCGGCTGCACCAATACCTGGTCAGCGGCTACCGGGGCATCAGCTATGTGGATTCCGATGGCATCGAACAGAACCCGACGATTCGGCTGATCAGCCACCGGCCTGAGGAGAACGAACTCCTGGCCGTGCAGCAGGTCACCGTCCGCTCCGCCGAGTACGACCGCCGTTTCGACATCGTGCTCTATCTCAACGGGATGCCGATCGCGTTCTTCGAACTCAAGCAAGCCGGCTCCAAATACGCCGACCTGCCCGGCGCGCACGCGCAATTCGCCACCTACCTGCGCGAGTTTCCGATGGCCTTCCGGTTCGCGGTGCTCAACGTCATCAGTGACGGCATCACCGCGCGCTACGGCACCCCGTTCACCCCGCTGGAGCACTACGCCCCATGGAACGTCGACGACGACGGCAAGCCGGTGACCTTCGGCGAACCGGTTGACGACGTGCACCTGGGTACCGAACTCGAGTACTTGATCGACGGCCTGTTCAACCCCGAACGATTCCTTCAGCTGGTCCGAAACTTCACCGCATTCGACGCCGGCGCAGACGGTCTGATCAAACGGATCGCCAAGCCGCACCAGTACTTTGCCGTCACCAAGGCGGTCGGCTCGACGGTGGTGGCCGCCGAAAGCAACGGCAAGGCCGGTGTTGTCTGGCACACGCAGGGTTCCGGCAAATCCATGGAGATGGAGCTCTACACCCACCTGGTGGCCCAACAACCCAAGCTCAAGAACCCCACCGTCATCGTCGTCACCGACCGCAAAGACCTCGATGGCCAACTCTATGCAACCTTCGACCGCTCAAGGCTTCTGGGCGAATCGCCGATCAAGGTCACCAGTCGGGCCCAGCTGCGCGATGAACTGTCGAACCGTTCCACGGGAGGGATCTACTTCACCACGCTGCAGAAGTTCGGCCTATCCAAGGCCGAACGCGAAGCCGGCGCCGACCATCCGCTGCTGACTGACCGCCGCAACCTCATCGTCGTCGTCGACGAAGCGCACCGCAGCCACTACGACGACCTCGACGGCTACGCCCGGCACATCCGCGACGCGTTGCCCAACGCGGTATACATCGCCTTCACCGGCACCCCGATCGCCGACGCCGACCGTGACACCCGCGAGGTGTTCGGCCCCGACATCGACGTCTACGACCTGACTCGCGCCGTCAACGACAAAGCCACGGTGCCGGTGTATTTCGAGCCCCGGCTGATCAAGGTCTCTCTCGCCGCGGGCGTCACCGAGGACGATCTCGATAAGGCGGCCGATGAGGTGACCTCCGGACTCGACGACGTCGAGCGTGATCAGATCGAGAAGTCGGTGGCCGTCATCAACGCCGTGTACGGCGCACCCGATCGGCTCGCGGCACTGGCACGCGACATCGTGGAGCACTGGGAAGCCCGCTCGGCCGAGATGCGGAAATTCATCTCCTGCCCGGGCAAGGCATTCATCGTCGGCGCCACCCGTGAGATCTGTGCCCAACTCTACGAAGAGATCATCAAACTCAAACCCGAATGGCACGACGACGCCGTCGACAAGGGTGTCATCAAGGTCGTCTACTCGGGAAGCGCCAAGGACCAGGGCCTGGTGGGCAAGCACGTTCGCCGCGACGCACAGAACAAGACCATCCAACAGCGACTGCGCGATCCCGATGACGAACTGCAGATCGTGCTCGTCAAGGACATGCTGCTGACCGGGTTCGACGCGCCACCGTTGCACACCCTCTACCTCGACCGCCCCCTGAAGGGCGCGCTGCTCATGCAGACGCTGGCCCGCGTGAACCGCACCTTCCGGGAGAAGCCCAACGGTCTGCTGGTCGCCTACGCGCCACTGGTCGAGAACCTGAACAAGGCGCTGGCCGAGTACACCCAGACCGATCGGAAAGAGAAGCCCGTCGGCAAGAACATCGACGAGGCTGTCGCGCTGACCGAGACGCTGATCGCCCAGCTGGACGCGCTGTGCAGCGAATACGACTGGCGATCCAAAGTGGCTCAGCCGCATGGCTGGATGAAGGCCGCCGTGGGGCTGACAAATTACCTGCGCTCACCGGCAACCGCCGGAAACCAGGTCCCCGAGGGGGAGGCGACGCTCGGAGACCGGTTCCGCACCTTGGCCAATCAGCTCTCGCGGGCCTGGTCGCTGTGCGCCGGCAGCCAGACGCTCGATGCACTGCGCCCGACCGCCAAATTTTACGAAGAGGTCCGGGTGTGGATGGCCAAGTTCGACGCCAATGACCGGCAGGCCTCCGGAAAGCCGGTACCGGAGGCGATCCGGCGGATGCTCGAATCACTGGTGTATGACTCCACGGCCTCCGACGGCATCGTCGACATCTACGACGCGGCGGGGCTGCCGAAGCCCTCGCTGTCCGATCTCACTCCGGAGTTCGAGACCAAGGCCGCCGCCGCGGGCAACCCGCACCTGGCGATCGAGGCGCTGCGCGCCGTGATCACCGAAGAAGCGGTACGTGCCACCAAGAGCAACGTGGTACGGCAGAGGGCGTTCTCCGAACGTCTCACCAACCTGATGCGGCGGTACACCAACCAGCAGCTCACCTCGGCCGAGGTGATCGCCGAGTTGATTGAGATGGCCAAAGAGGTTGCCGCCGAAGGGAATCGGGGGGCGCACTTCAGTCCGCCGTTATCGCATGACGAACTGGCGTTCTACGACGCCGTCGCGCAGAACGACTCCGCCGTCGAACTGCAAGGTGAGGACGTGCTGGCGCAGATCGCCCGCGAGCTCGTTGGCGTCATGCAGCGCGACACCAAGACCGACTGGACCGTGCGCGATGACGTTCGGGCCAAGCTGCGCTCGTCGATCAAGCGACTGCTGGTGAAGTACAAGTACCCGCCAGACAAGCAGCCGGCGGCGATCAAGTTGGTGATCGAGCAGATGGAGGCGCTGGCGCCGGGTTACGCGGAAGCGGCGGCATCGGCTTCAAGGCAGTCGCCCGGCTCGGCATCAACACATTCCCAGGGTCGAGGGGGCCTTGCCCCCATGTAG
- a CDS encoding 5'-nucleotidase — translation MPYELSDKLVVGVASSALFDLTESDAYFREHGEDKYRTYQDERIDQTLVPGVAFPFIRRLLNLNDLRPGNPLVEVIILSHNDPMTGLRVMRSVRKHGLPITRSVFTQGQAPYGYIEAFEMSLFLTADRDDVDAAIKRDLPAGHVLPSTATYDDADPSLRVAFDFDGVLASDESERVYREADLIEDYLEHEDVKSHVPLAPGLLKPLLADLNRIQTLEDERRAADPSYVPRLRISLITARNAPAHERAVHSMRDWGVNVNDAFFLGGIEKSRVLEVLGPHIFFDDQQQHLDSALEHIAGVHIPYGVANVQDSADDVVPTADIAFPPLVDPQMVAITEELPDDLESSLPTIAELGAELAADPNPAEGHQ, via the coding sequence ATGCCGTACGAACTGAGTGACAAGTTGGTGGTCGGCGTCGCGTCGAGCGCGCTGTTCGATCTCACGGAATCGGACGCCTACTTTCGCGAGCATGGAGAGGACAAGTACCGGACGTATCAGGACGAGCGGATCGACCAGACACTCGTACCGGGAGTCGCTTTCCCCTTCATTCGGCGACTCTTGAACCTCAACGACCTACGGCCGGGCAATCCGTTGGTCGAGGTGATCATCCTGTCGCACAACGATCCGATGACCGGACTGCGGGTTATGCGCTCGGTCAGGAAGCACGGGCTGCCGATTACTCGATCGGTATTCACACAGGGCCAGGCGCCCTACGGATACATCGAGGCATTCGAAATGTCTCTGTTCCTAACCGCCGATCGCGACGATGTCGATGCGGCAATCAAGCGGGATCTCCCTGCAGGCCATGTGCTGCCATCGACGGCGACGTACGACGATGCTGATCCGTCGCTTCGCGTGGCGTTTGACTTCGATGGGGTTTTGGCAAGCGACGAGTCCGAGCGGGTCTACCGGGAAGCGGATTTAATCGAGGACTACCTCGAGCATGAGGACGTCAAGAGCCACGTCCCGCTCGCACCTGGACTACTGAAGCCGCTTCTCGCTGATCTGAACCGCATCCAAACTCTTGAGGACGAGCGGCGGGCGGCTGACCCGTCGTATGTACCTCGGTTGCGCATCTCGTTGATCACGGCACGAAATGCTCCGGCCCACGAACGTGCAGTTCACTCGATGCGCGATTGGGGAGTGAACGTCAACGACGCGTTCTTTCTCGGAGGTATCGAGAAGTCGAGGGTGCTCGAGGTTCTCGGACCGCATATTTTCTTCGACGATCAGCAGCAACATCTCGATAGCGCGCTTGAACACATCGCTGGGGTCCACATTCCCTATGGCGTTGCCAATGTGCAGGACTCGGCTGACGACGTGGTGCCGACAGCCGACATCGCGTTTCCTCCGCTAGTCGACCCCCAGATGGTGGCCATCACCGAAGAACTGCCCGACGACCTCGAATCCAGCCTGCCGACCATCGCCGAACTCGGGGCCGAACTCGCCGCCGATCCCAACCCAGCAGAGGGACACCAATGA
- a CDS encoding restriction endonuclease subunit S — protein MIGDGYRAKVEELRGGGPLFLRAGALSDNGFSWAGLDAFDQDARVDGKLGEAGDLVITTKGNSIGRVGRVPDNAPSFVYSPHLSYWRVVDRAQIDSGYLYYWARSREFSTQLRQLAFGTDMAPYFSLRDQLRVVVSLPSIPVQRAIAEVLGALDEKIAANERVLESADTLARSVWNEATFGGQLVPLSQLANFVNGRAFTKGATGTGRVVVRIAELNSGIGSSTVYNDIEVPEEHLVRPGDLLFAWSGSLTVARWYRPEAIVNQHIFKVIPKPDYPMWLVNQAIRSKLAEFKAIASDKATTMGHIQRRHLDEPVPIARRESVERIDATMSSLWSVALAAEVENLRLAATRDELLPLLMSGRVTVKAAEQIVGDST, from the coding sequence GTGATCGGAGACGGCTACAGGGCAAAGGTCGAGGAGTTGCGCGGTGGCGGACCGTTGTTCTTGAGGGCGGGAGCTTTGTCGGACAACGGGTTTAGCTGGGCAGGACTGGACGCATTTGACCAAGATGCCCGCGTCGATGGCAAGCTCGGCGAAGCTGGTGACTTGGTCATTACAACTAAGGGGAACAGCATCGGCCGGGTGGGCCGAGTTCCTGACAATGCTCCCAGCTTTGTCTACTCGCCCCATCTTAGCTATTGGCGCGTTGTAGACCGTGCTCAGATTGACAGCGGATACTTGTACTACTGGGCACGTAGTAGGGAGTTTTCGACGCAGCTTCGGCAGTTAGCGTTTGGTACCGACATGGCGCCTTACTTCAGTCTCCGAGACCAGCTGCGCGTCGTTGTGAGCCTTCCGTCGATACCTGTGCAGCGAGCGATTGCGGAAGTACTGGGTGCACTCGACGAGAAGATTGCGGCGAACGAACGGGTGTTGGAGAGCGCAGATACGCTGGCCAGATCAGTATGGAACGAGGCCACATTTGGTGGACAGCTAGTGCCGCTGTCTCAACTCGCAAACTTCGTGAATGGCCGAGCCTTCACGAAAGGTGCGACCGGCACCGGTCGCGTCGTGGTGCGGATCGCGGAACTTAATTCAGGAATCGGTTCCTCGACGGTGTACAACGATATCGAGGTTCCTGAGGAGCATTTGGTTCGCCCCGGGGACTTGCTCTTTGCCTGGTCTGGATCGCTGACCGTTGCGCGATGGTACCGGCCGGAGGCAATCGTGAATCAGCACATCTTCAAGGTGATTCCGAAGCCCGACTATCCAATGTGGTTGGTGAACCAAGCGATACGTTCAAAGCTCGCTGAGTTCAAAGCTATTGCGAGCGATAAGGCCACCACCATGGGTCACATCCAACGGCGGCATCTCGACGAGCCTGTACCGATTGCGAGACGGGAGTCTGTTGAACGTATCGATGCGACTATGAGTTCCTTGTGGTCAGTTGCCCTCGCGGCTGAGGTCGAGAATCTACGGCTGGCAGCCACTCGCGACGAGCTTCTTCCGCTGCTCATGTCCGGAAGGGTCACAGTGAAGGCTGCTGAGCAGATCGTTGGAGACTCCACGTAG
- a CDS encoding class I SAM-dependent DNA methyltransferase, whose product MPPSKNAEPQAPSTMKELKDTLWKAADKLRGSLSASQYKDVILGLVFLKYVSDAYDERREAIRTELEADGLDADQIEELIEDPEEYQGYGVFVVPPGARWKFLAENAKGLPASGGEPAKNIGQLIDEAMDAVMKANPTLQGTLPRLYNKDNIDQRRLGELIDLFNSARFSRQGDGRARDLMGEVYEYFLGNFARAEGKRGGEFFTPPSVVKVIVEVLEPSRGRVYDPCCGSGGMFVQTEKFIYEHDGDPKEIAVYGQESIEETWRMAKMNLAIHGIDNKGLGARWGDTFARDQHPDVQMDYVLANPPFNIKDWARNEEDARWRFGVPPANNANYAWIQHILYKLAPGGKAGVVMANGSMSSNSNGEGDIRAQIVEADLVSCMIALPTQLFRSTGIPVCVWFFAKDKTAGKQGSIDRSGQVLFIDARGMGDMVDRAERALSDKEIVEIGDKYHAWRGSVSAASKGVVYEDIPGFCKSATLADIKAADYALTPGRYVGSAAAVDDGEPIDEKIARLKTELLAAFDESARLEKVVREQLERIGG is encoded by the coding sequence ATGCCACCGAGCAAAAATGCTGAGCCACAGGCTCCTTCGACTATGAAGGAGCTCAAGGACACCCTGTGGAAGGCCGCCGACAAACTGCGTGGATCGTTATCCGCGAGCCAGTACAAGGACGTGATCCTGGGTCTGGTGTTCCTGAAGTATGTCTCGGATGCCTATGACGAGCGTCGGGAGGCGATCCGGACGGAGTTGGAGGCCGACGGTCTGGATGCTGACCAGATCGAGGAGTTGATCGAGGACCCCGAGGAGTATCAGGGGTACGGGGTGTTCGTCGTGCCGCCGGGTGCGCGGTGGAAGTTCCTGGCCGAGAACGCCAAAGGCTTGCCGGCCTCCGGTGGTGAACCCGCGAAGAACATCGGGCAGTTGATCGACGAGGCCATGGACGCCGTGATGAAGGCCAACCCGACATTGCAGGGCACATTGCCGCGGCTGTACAACAAGGACAACATCGATCAGCGCCGGTTGGGTGAACTGATCGACCTGTTCAACAGCGCCCGGTTCAGCCGCCAGGGCGACGGCCGAGCGCGCGACCTGATGGGCGAGGTTTACGAGTACTTCCTCGGCAACTTCGCCCGCGCGGAGGGAAAGCGGGGCGGTGAGTTCTTCACCCCGCCGAGCGTGGTGAAGGTGATCGTCGAGGTGCTGGAGCCCTCGCGCGGGCGGGTGTATGACCCGTGCTGCGGATCGGGCGGCATGTTCGTGCAGACCGAGAAGTTCATCTATGAGCACGATGGTGACCCGAAAGAGATTGCCGTCTACGGTCAGGAGTCCATCGAGGAGACCTGGCGGATGGCCAAGATGAACCTGGCCATCCACGGCATCGACAACAAGGGCTTGGGTGCACGCTGGGGTGATACCTTCGCCCGGGATCAACATCCCGATGTCCAGATGGATTACGTGCTGGCCAATCCGCCGTTCAATATCAAGGACTGGGCCCGCAACGAGGAGGATGCCCGCTGGCGCTTCGGTGTGCCGCCGGCCAACAACGCCAACTACGCCTGGATCCAGCACATCCTGTACAAGCTGGCGCCGGGCGGCAAGGCCGGCGTGGTGATGGCCAATGGGTCGATGTCGTCGAACTCCAACGGCGAGGGCGATATTCGGGCCCAGATCGTGGAAGCCGATCTGGTGTCGTGCATGATCGCGCTGCCCACCCAGCTGTTCCGCAGCACCGGAATCCCGGTGTGCGTGTGGTTCTTCGCCAAGGACAAGACCGCCGGTAAGCAGGGCTCGATCGACCGATCCGGACAGGTGTTGTTCATCGATGCTCGTGGAATGGGCGACATGGTGGACCGAGCAGAGCGGGCACTGTCCGACAAGGAGATCGTTGAGATCGGCGACAAATATCATGCCTGGCGCGGCTCGGTGTCGGCGGCATCGAAGGGTGTTGTTTACGAGGATATTCCGGGCTTCTGCAAGTCGGCGACGCTGGCCGATATCAAGGCTGCCGACTATGCACTAACGCCGGGGCGCTACGTGGGTTCCGCGGCGGCCGTGGACGACGGCGAGCCGATCGACGAGAAGATCGCGCGATTGAAAACGGAACTGCTTGCAGCGTTTGACGAGTCGGCGCGGTTGGAGAAGGTGGTTCGGGAGCAGTTGGAGCGGATCGGTGGGTGA
- a CDS encoding FhaA domain-containing protein, translating to MGLVDRFERKLESTVGDAFARVFGGSIVPQEVEALLRREAEAGIRELGRGRILAPNEYVITLSVPDHKKVSADPDLTATTFAKHLEGYIREQGWQTYGDVVVKFEQAPNLHTGQFRARGAVNPDSTTGEPAPAHRDHAFPAEPGVPPMSDNPTYRGGGQGQGRPGDEYYDDGYGRPQEEPRGQEPRAPYPPEQGGYPPRGGYPEQGGYPDRGGYPDQGGYPDQGGYGGGYEQRGPGGYGPPGGGYDQGYRQGPGGYAPPPPPGGQPGYGAPGADYDYGRPPGGPGRHEDGGYGRPGYPDQGGYPDQGGYGGGYGAPAGGRQDYGQDYGRGYAEPAGGYGDPGYGEPAGRDYDYGQGAGGYGGGYGQADYPAAGVGTTVTLQLDDGSGRTYQLREGANVIGRGQDAQFRLPDTGVSRRHLEIRWDGQVALLSDLNSTNGTTVNNAPVQEWQLADGDVIRLGHSEIIVRVH from the coding sequence ATGGGTCTGGTGGACCGTTTCGAGCGCAAGCTCGAATCCACCGTCGGCGACGCCTTCGCCCGCGTTTTCGGCGGATCGATTGTGCCGCAGGAGGTCGAGGCACTGCTGCGCCGCGAAGCGGAGGCCGGAATCCGCGAGCTCGGCCGCGGCCGCATTTTGGCACCGAATGAATACGTAATTACCCTCAGTGTGCCCGACCATAAGAAGGTAAGCGCCGATCCTGACCTGACCGCGACCACTTTCGCCAAGCATCTGGAGGGATACATACGTGAGCAGGGGTGGCAAACGTATGGTGATGTGGTCGTCAAGTTCGAACAGGCACCAAATCTGCACACTGGACAGTTCCGCGCTCGTGGTGCGGTCAACCCCGACTCGACCACCGGCGAACCCGCCCCAGCACACCGAGACCACGCGTTCCCCGCAGAACCAGGAGTACCACCGATGAGCGACAACCCGACGTACCGCGGCGGCGGCCAGGGACAGGGACGGCCCGGCGACGAGTACTACGACGACGGCTACGGCCGGCCACAGGAGGAGCCGCGCGGCCAGGAGCCCCGCGCCCCCTACCCGCCGGAGCAGGGCGGCTACCCGCCCCGCGGCGGTTACCCCGAGCAGGGCGGCTACCCCGACCGCGGCGGCTACCCAGACCAGGGCGGCTACCCAGACCAGGGCGGCTACGGCGGCGGCTACGAGCAGCGCGGCCCGGGCGGCTACGGCCCGCCCGGCGGCGGCTACGACCAGGGTTACCGCCAGGGTCCCGGCGGATACGCACCTCCGCCGCCTCCCGGCGGGCAGCCCGGCTACGGCGCGCCCGGCGCGGACTATGACTACGGCCGTCCCCCCGGCGGCCCCGGCCGCCACGAGGACGGCGGATACGGACGTCCCGGTTACCCCGATCAGGGCGGCTACCCGGATCAGGGCGGGTACGGCGGCGGCTACGGCGCTCCGGCCGGCGGCCGTCAGGACTACGGGCAGGACTACGGCCGCGGTTACGCCGAGCCGGCCGGTGGTTACGGCGACCCGGGATACGGCGAGCCCGCCGGCCGTGACTACGACTACGGCCAGGGCGCCGGGGGTTATGGCGGCGGCTACGGCCAGGCCGACTACCCCGCCGCCGGCGTAGGTACCACGGTGACCCTGCAGCTCGACGACGGCAGTGGCCGCACCTACCAGTTGCGCGAGGGCGCCAACGTCATCGGTCGCGGTCAGGACGCCCAGTTCCGGCTCCCGGACACCGGTGTGTCACGCCGCCACCTGGAGATCCGGTGGGACGGTCAGGTCGCCCTGCTGTCCGATCTGAACTCCACCAACGGCACCACGGTGAACAATGCGCCGGTCCAGGAATGGCAGCTCGCCGACGGTGACGTCATCCGTCTGGGGCACTCGGAGATCATCGTCCGGGTGCACTGA
- a CDS encoding FHA domain-containing protein FhaB/FipA codes for MQGLVLQLTRVGFLLLLWLFIWSVLRILRTDIYAPTGAVMVRRGLALRGSLLPNRQRSVARQLVVTEGALTGTRITLGSQPVLIGRADDSTLVLTDDYASTRHARLSPRGSEWYVEDLGSTNGTYLDRAKVTTAVRVPMGTPVRIGKTVIELRP; via the coding sequence ATGCAGGGGTTGGTGCTGCAGCTGACGCGTGTCGGCTTCCTGCTGCTGCTGTGGTTGTTCATCTGGTCGGTGCTGCGCATTCTGCGGACCGACATCTACGCGCCGACCGGTGCGGTCATGGTGCGCCGCGGTCTGGCCCTGCGCGGCTCGCTGCTGCCCAACCGGCAGCGCAGCGTGGCCCGGCAGCTCGTGGTCACCGAGGGTGCGCTGACCGGCACCCGGATCACGCTCGGCAGTCAGCCGGTGCTGATCGGGCGGGCCGACGACTCGACGCTCGTGCTGACCGACGACTACGCGTCCACCCGGCATGCCCGGCTGTCGCCGCGCGGCTCCGAGTGGTACGTCGAAGACCTAGGATCGACCAACGGCACATACCTTGACAGGGCGAAGGTGACGACTGCGGTAAGGGTTCCGATGGGTACGCCGGTTCGAATCGGCAAGACGGTGATCGAGCTGCGCCCGTGA
- a CDS encoding PP2C family protein-serine/threonine phosphatase translates to MTLVLRYAARSDRGLVRANNEDSVYAGARLLALADGMGGHAAGEVASQLVIAALAHLDDDEPGGDLLSKLDNAVREGNSAIAAHVEADPELEGMGTTLTAILFAGNRLGLVHIGDSRGYLMRDGELTQITKDDTFVQTLVDEGRITAEEAHSHPQRSLIMRALTGHEVEPTLIMREARAGDRYLLCSDGLSDPVSHDTIAEAMQIPDVAESADRLIELALRGGGPDNVTVVVADVVDYDYGQTAPILAGAVSGDDDQPPPNTAAGRASAFNPKRNAPKRVVAQPEEPVKKPRSKRRMIIAATLVVLVVLAGLAIAREIVRNNYYVTAHEGTVSIMRGVDGSLLGYSLQEPYLLGCLNARNELSLISAGQSGENRGCQLLDVQDMRESERAQVVAGLPGGSLDEAIAQIEELARSSVLPICPPPATTSRRPPPPPPPSPTESAATSAVPRPGTSPAPETPTTVTPPPPPPSPTVTALPPPPPQPGTTCRAAS, encoded by the coding sequence GTGACCCTCGTTCTTCGGTATGCCGCGCGCAGCGACCGCGGCCTGGTCCGCGCCAACAACGAGGATTCGGTCTACGCCGGTGCGCGTCTGCTGGCACTGGCCGACGGGATGGGCGGCCACGCCGCGGGTGAGGTCGCCTCGCAACTCGTGATCGCCGCGCTGGCCCACCTCGACGACGACGAACCCGGCGGCGATCTGCTCAGCAAGCTCGACAATGCGGTGCGCGAAGGCAACTCGGCCATCGCCGCCCATGTCGAAGCCGACCCCGAGCTCGAGGGTATGGGCACCACGCTCACCGCGATCCTCTTCGCCGGCAACCGGCTCGGTCTGGTCCACATCGGCGACTCCCGCGGCTACCTCATGCGCGACGGTGAACTCACCCAGATCACCAAGGACGACACGTTCGTCCAGACCCTCGTCGACGAGGGCCGCATCACCGCCGAGGAGGCGCACAGCCACCCGCAGCGCTCCCTGATCATGCGCGCGCTCACCGGACACGAGGTGGAGCCCACACTGATCATGCGCGAGGCCCGCGCCGGCGACCGCTACCTGCTGTGCTCCGACGGGCTCTCGGATCCGGTCAGCCACGACACCATCGCCGAGGCGATGCAGATCCCCGATGTCGCCGAAAGCGCCGACCGGCTCATCGAATTGGCGCTGCGCGGGGGCGGCCCCGACAACGTCACGGTGGTCGTCGCCGACGTGGTGGACTACGACTACGGCCAGACGGCCCCGATCCTGGCCGGCGCGGTCAGCGGCGACGACGATCAACCGCCCCCGAATACGGCCGCCGGCCGCGCGTCGGCGTTCAATCCGAAACGCAACGCTCCGAAACGTGTTGTGGCGCAGCCGGAAGAGCCCGTCAAGAAGCCACGGTCCAAGCGCCGCATGATCATCGCCGCGACGTTGGTGGTGCTGGTGGTGCTCGCCGGGCTGGCGATCGCCCGCGAGATCGTGCGCAACAACTACTACGTGACGGCACACGAGGGCACCGTGTCGATCATGCGCGGGGTCGACGGCTCCCTTCTCGGATACTCGCTGCAGGAGCCGTATCTGCTCGGCTGCCTCAACGCCCGCAACGAACTCTCGCTGATCAGCGCGGGCCAGTCCGGTGAGAACCGCGGATGCCAGCTCCTCGACGTCCAGGACATGCGCGAATCCGAACGCGCCCAGGTGGTCGCCGGTCTTCCCGGCGGATCTCTCGACGAGGCGATCGCGCAGATCGAGGAACTCGCCCGCAGTTCGGTCCTGCCGATCTGCCCGCCCCCGGCGACGACCAGCCGTCGCCCACCGCCGCCCCCGCCGCCCTCACCCACGGAATCCGCTGCGACGAGCGCTGTTCCGCGCCCGGGCACCTCCCCGGCGCCCGAGACCCCGACGACGGTCACCCCGCCGCCCCCTCCCCCGTCGCCCACGGTGACCGCACTGCCTCCCCCGCCACCACAACCGGGAACGACCTGCCGGGCGGCGTCATGA